A single window of Dermacentor albipictus isolate Rhodes 1998 colony chromosome 1, USDA_Dalb.pri_finalv2, whole genome shotgun sequence DNA harbors:
- the eca gene encoding transmembrane emp24 domain-containing protein eca, translating to MFSIKCYAVLCLILSLIHYSVGLYFHISETERKCFIEEVPEETLVVGNYKCQLHDPKTGGFMQSSPGIGMHVEIRDPDDKTILSKVYSSEGRFSFTSHSPGEHVICLYSNSSSWFSGSQLRVHLDIQVGEHAVDYGSVARKEKLTELQLRVRQLLDQVDQITKEQNYQRFREERFRQTSESTNSRVLWWSAGQTVILLLMGFWQMRHLKSFFEAKKLV from the exons ATGTTTTCCATCAAGTGTTACGCCGTCTTGTGTTTAATTTTGTCGTTAATCCATTATTCAGTAGGCCTTTACTTTCATATATCTGAAACGGAACGAAAATGCTTCATTGAAGAAGTGCCGGAGGAAACACTTGTCGTTG GAAACTACAAGTGTCAACTGCACGATCCGAAGACCGGCGGTTTCATGCAATCCAGTCCCGGTATTGGTATGCATGTGGAGATTCGCGATCCTGATGACAAGACCATTTTGTCGAAGGTGTACAGCTCTGAAGGCCGCTTTAGTTTCACTTCGCATTCACCCGGTGAACACGTCATTTGCCTCTACTCCAATTCTTCCAGCTGGTTCAGCGGGAGCCAACTG AGGGTCCACCTTGATATTCAAGTTGGTGAGCATGCTGTCGACTATGGCAGTGTGGCACGGAAGGAGAAGCTTACAGAGCTACAACTGCGTGTACGGCAGCTGTTGGACCAGGTTGACCAGATCACCAAAGAACAGAATTACCAAAGG TTCCGTGAAGAACGCTTCCGACAGACAAGCGAGAGCACTAACTCCAGGGTTCTGTGGTGGTCGGCTGGACAGACGGTCATCCTGCTGCTCATGGGATTCTGGCAGATGAGACACCTGAAGAGCTTTTTCGAAGCCAAGAAGCTTGTGTAA